In Deltaproteobacteria bacterium, one DNA window encodes the following:
- a CDS encoding ABC transporter ATP-binding protein/permease, which yields MSGPIIRATGLVKRFGDFTAVDTLDFEVAPGSIFAFLGANGSGKSTTIRMLIGLLTPTAGAVEVDGIDVIRQPRRVRDHIGYMGQKVSLYQGLSLRENLEFYAGLYGLQGAELETRWGELRERFDLAEVEHEKASELPAGVRQRAGLALSTLHRPRVLFLDEPTAGVDLHNRLLFWDRIRAEAAAGVTVFVTTHFLEEVEYCDWACFIDAGRLIANAPPAEIRRRFSDGYRLRIDLPAAAASAAARTLGATGAEVTIASGAVVLRAPTLSAAVLDAAGQVAAANGDAPVVIERPEMTDVFRRLMLDTAAAPEAPLVAEPVETASRSTPSQIRLTEASNALRARARRLRALLVRESRATLRDPFTVTILIAVPLAALLAFGLTLSTEVRDLPLGLLDASETASSRRLAADLAANGTFAIRPYATREAIDRALVSGPISIAVVVPPDFERRLAAARPDAEAPSLHVLYDGGETVVAGNAEAFFRGIANATGVALRERRGPPPAGTAGAGERSPGVRVVTRALFNPTLDGTPFMVAGTYGFVLTFLTTLITAVSVVNERVGGTFEQLQVTPASASEIVLGKILPLGAVFAADVVLMVVTAGLVLGVWPAGSPVFFVLATAGYMLVSLSTGVILSATSGTPAEAVQKTVLFSIPLIFLGGFVFPIRNMPIGFQWLSEVIPATHYIRIARAIYLRAAGPVELASELLLVGVFGAVLIAVAFRAVGARA from the coding sequence GTGAGCGGACCGATCATCCGGGCGACCGGCCTCGTCAAGCGCTTCGGCGACTTCACGGCGGTCGACACGCTCGACTTCGAGGTGGCACCGGGATCGATCTTCGCGTTCCTCGGCGCCAACGGCTCGGGCAAGAGCACGACGATCCGCATGTTGATCGGCCTGCTGACCCCGACGGCCGGCGCCGTCGAAGTCGACGGCATCGACGTCATCCGCCAGCCGCGCCGGGTGCGCGACCACATCGGCTACATGGGACAGAAGGTGAGCCTCTACCAGGGCCTCTCGCTGCGCGAGAACCTCGAGTTCTACGCCGGGCTCTACGGCCTGCAGGGCGCGGAGCTCGAGACGCGCTGGGGCGAGCTGCGCGAGCGCTTCGACCTCGCCGAGGTCGAGCACGAGAAGGCGAGCGAGCTTCCCGCCGGCGTCCGCCAGCGCGCGGGGCTCGCCCTCAGCACGCTGCACCGGCCGCGCGTCCTCTTCCTCGACGAGCCGACCGCGGGCGTCGATCTGCACAATCGCCTCCTCTTCTGGGACCGGATCCGCGCCGAAGCGGCCGCCGGCGTCACCGTGTTCGTCACGACGCACTTCCTCGAGGAGGTCGAGTACTGCGACTGGGCGTGTTTCATCGACGCGGGGCGCCTCATCGCGAACGCCCCTCCGGCGGAGATCCGCCGCCGCTTCTCGGACGGCTATCGGCTGCGGATCGACCTCCCCGCCGCCGCGGCGAGCGCGGCCGCACGGACGCTCGGCGCAACCGGCGCCGAGGTCACGATCGCGAGCGGCGCCGTCGTGCTGCGAGCGCCGACGCTCTCGGCCGCGGTGCTCGACGCCGCCGGGCAGGTGGCCGCCGCCAACGGCGACGCGCCGGTCGTGATCGAGCGCCCCGAGATGACCGATGTCTTCCGGCGTCTCATGCTCGATACCGCGGCGGCACCGGAGGCGCCGCTCGTGGCGGAGCCCGTGGAAACGGCGAGCCGGAGCACACCGTCGCAGATCCGCCTCACCGAAGCGTCGAACGCGCTCCGCGCGCGCGCCCGCCGCTTGCGCGCCCTCCTCGTGCGCGAGTCGCGCGCGACGCTGCGGGATCCCTTCACCGTGACGATCCTGATCGCGGTGCCGCTCGCAGCCCTCCTGGCGTTCGGCCTGACCTTGTCCACGGAGGTCCGGGATCTGCCGCTCGGGCTCCTCGACGCGAGCGAGACGGCGTCGAGCCGCCGCCTCGCCGCCGACCTCGCCGCGAACGGTACGTTCGCGATTCGCCCGTACGCCACCCGCGAAGCGATCGACCGCGCGCTCGTGAGCGGCCCGATCAGCATCGCCGTCGTCGTGCCGCCCGACTTCGAGCGCCGCCTCGCGGCGGCGCGCCCGGACGCCGAAGCGCCGTCGCTGCACGTGCTGTACGACGGCGGGGAGACTGTCGTGGCCGGCAACGCCGAGGCGTTCTTCCGCGGCATCGCCAACGCCACCGGCGTCGCCCTGCGCGAGCGCCGTGGGCCGCCACCCGCCGGGACCGCGGGCGCGGGCGAGCGGAGCCCGGGCGTGCGCGTCGTCACCCGCGCGCTGTTCAACCCGACCCTCGACGGCACGCCCTTCATGGTGGCGGGCACCTATGGATTCGTGCTGACGTTCCTCACGACGCTCATCACCGCCGTGTCGGTCGTGAACGAGCGGGTCGGCGGCACCTTCGAACAGCTGCAGGTGACGCCGGCGAGCGCCTCCGAGATCGTGCTCGGCAAGATCCTGCCGCTCGGGGCCGTCTTCGCCGCCGATGTCGTGCTGATGGTCGTGACCGCCGGACTCGTGCTCGGGGTGTGGCCCGCCGGTAGTCCCGTGTTCTTCGTGCTCGCGACCGCCGGGTACATGCTCGTGTCGCTCTCGACGGGCGTCATCCTGTCGGCGACGTCGGGCACCCCAGCCGAGGCCGTGCAGAAGACCGTGCTCTTCAGCATCCCGCTCATCTTCCTCGGCGGCTTCGTCTTCCCGATCCGCAACATGCCCATCGGCTTCCAGTGGCTCTCGGAGGTGATCCCGGCCACGCACTACATCCGCATCGCGCGCGCCATCTACCTGCGGGCGGCGGGACCGGTCGAGCTCGCGAGCGAGCTCCTGCTCGTGGGCGTCTTCGGGGCGGTTCTCATCGCCGTCGCGTTTCGCGCGGTCGGAGCGCGCGCATGA